One stretch of Pseudobdellovibrionaceae bacterium DNA includes these proteins:
- the hemW gene encoding radical SAM family heme chaperone HemW, whose product MSFGVYFHIPYCLQRCTYCDFATYERSKIMPTDDYVELVKQEIRTRRPGLPYTTTDTIYFGGGTPSLLRPDQIISLIQALENEGLRRSPGCEITMEINPATLSPQNLKELMAFGVNRFSVGAQTFDDGLLKSVHREHDARQTRETLGMLSEWGVNYSADLLFALPGQDFATLEKDVAAMLDFRPPHISPYCLTVPEGHVLSKGRPLDDVQLAMFRHIDEKLRAAGYERYEISNYALPGFHSRHNSLYWQDQPYWGIGLSAHSYLPDLEWGTRFWNAANIKVYEAQIRAAAEERWSTPYAGLPPEQRETLAAHEALTDFCHTSLRTDQGLELAALEAKFGPPGCRLVAGPLARLVSEDLLRREGSTYRLSPEGVFVSNAVFRELTFLPEEWSKAALPAP is encoded by the coding sequence ATGTCGTTCGGCGTTTACTTTCATATTCCCTACTGCCTGCAACGCTGCACGTACTGCGACTTTGCGACGTATGAGCGCTCGAAGATCATGCCGACCGACGACTACGTCGAGCTGGTCAAGCAAGAGATCCGCACCCGCCGCCCGGGATTGCCTTATACGACCACCGATACGATTTATTTCGGCGGCGGCACTCCAAGTCTGCTGCGTCCCGACCAAATCATATCCCTCATTCAGGCGCTTGAAAACGAAGGACTCCGCCGTAGTCCGGGTTGCGAAATCACCATGGAGATCAATCCCGCGACGCTGAGCCCCCAGAATCTGAAAGAGCTGATGGCCTTCGGCGTGAATCGTTTCAGCGTGGGTGCGCAAACCTTCGATGACGGACTGCTCAAGTCCGTCCACCGCGAACACGACGCCCGCCAGACGCGCGAGACCTTGGGCATGCTCTCCGAATGGGGCGTGAATTATTCGGCCGACCTTCTTTTCGCGCTGCCGGGCCAGGACTTCGCGACTCTCGAAAAAGATGTCGCGGCCATGCTGGACTTTCGTCCGCCCCACATCAGTCCCTACTGCCTGACCGTCCCCGAAGGCCATGTCTTATCCAAGGGACGCCCCCTGGACGACGTGCAGCTCGCGATGTTTCGTCACATTGACGAAAAGCTGCGCGCCGCGGGCTATGAACGTTACGAAATCTCGAACTACGCACTCCCCGGTTTCCACTCGCGCCACAACTCGCTGTACTGGCAAGATCAGCCCTACTGGGGCATCGGCCTCAGCGCGCACTCGTACCTTCCCGACCTGGAGTGGGGCACCCGTTTCTGGAATGCCGCCAACATCAAAGTCTACGAAGCGCAGATCCGCGCCGCCGCCGAGGAGCGCTGGTCCACGCCCTACGCGGGCCTTCCCCCTGAGCAGCGCGAGACCCTCGCCGCCCACGAAGCCCTGACCGACTTCTGCCATACCTCGCTGCGGACCGATCAGGGCCTGGAGCTCGCCGCCTTGGAGGCGAAGTTCGGGCCCCCCGGATGTCGCCTCGTGGCGGGCCCCCTGGCGCGCCTGGTGAGCGAAGATCTGCTCCGTCGGGAGGGCTCGACCTACCGCCTTTCCCCCGAGGGCGTTTTCGTCAGCAACGCGGTCTTCCGCGAGCTCACTTTTCTGCCCGAAGAATGGTCGAAAGCCGCCCTCCCCGCGCCTTGA
- the grpE gene encoding nucleotide exchange factor GrpE, whose translation MSQNNSNSDEAQTQSDSQALIEDLRAQVEKFKNDYLYLRAEFDTYRRNAIKERAEQTKYGAERLVGDLLSVMDNFERALETRLSAENFANYAKGVEMTAHEFRQTLQRHGVTEIPALGQPFDPNHHEALTSETTTATPAGNVLRVLRKPYKLHDKVIRPGQVVVARAPEEN comes from the coding sequence GTGTCGCAGAACAATTCGAATTCCGACGAGGCTCAAACCCAGTCCGATTCCCAAGCCTTGATCGAGGATCTGCGCGCGCAAGTCGAGAAGTTCAAGAACGACTATCTGTATCTGCGCGCCGAATTCGATACCTACCGCCGGAACGCGATCAAAGAACGTGCGGAGCAAACCAAGTACGGCGCCGAGCGCCTGGTCGGCGATCTTTTGAGCGTCATGGATAACTTTGAACGCGCGCTCGAAACGCGTCTGTCCGCAGAAAATTTCGCGAACTACGCGAAGGGCGTCGAGATGACCGCCCATGAGTTCCGTCAAACCTTGCAACGCCATGGCGTCACGGAGATTCCGGCCTTGGGACAACCCTTCGACCCCAATCACCACGAAGCACTGACCTCGGAGACCACGACGGCGACTCCGGCGGGCAACGTGCTGCGTGTCTTACGCAAGCCTTATAAACTTCATGACAAAGTCATTCGGCCCGGTCAGGTCGTCGTGGCCCGGGCCCCGGAAGAGAACTGA
- a CDS encoding DnaJ domain-containing protein, which translates to MATKRDYYSVLNVARNATADDIKKAYRKLAMKYHPDKNPGDKKAEETFKEVSEAYEVLSDTKKREMYDQFGFAGANAGFAGAGAGGGAGGGFGGFQQGGFQGGFGADNENFQDIFGDIFGDVFSNTRAGGGFRGGGQRRARGADLRYTLNISFEESATGTEKTIHFIRQRTGRDETAKLAVKVPAGVKQGQRLRLAGEGDSGLNGGAAGDLFVIINVQEHALFTRDEDDVSLELPVSYLDAILGTSAEVPTLTGKVQLKIPSGTHSGQTFRLKGKGFPKAGGFGSGDMLVKIMVDTPSPSEITAKHKELLEELAKMSSTTPQVKAFQDKVQQIAKTRK; encoded by the coding sequence ATGGCAACCAAGCGTGATTACTATTCCGTCCTGAACGTGGCCCGTAACGCCACCGCGGACGACATTAAAAAGGCCTACCGTAAGCTCGCGATGAAATATCACCCGGACAAAAACCCGGGTGACAAGAAGGCCGAAGAGACCTTCAAAGAAGTCAGCGAAGCTTACGAAGTTCTGAGCGACACCAAGAAACGCGAAATGTACGACCAGTTCGGCTTCGCGGGCGCGAACGCGGGCTTCGCCGGGGCCGGTGCGGGCGGCGGCGCTGGCGGAGGCTTCGGCGGATTCCAACAGGGCGGTTTTCAAGGTGGCTTCGGTGCCGACAACGAAAACTTCCAGGATATCTTCGGCGATATTTTCGGCGACGTCTTCAGCAATACCCGCGCGGGCGGTGGCTTCCGTGGCGGCGGCCAGCGACGCGCACGCGGCGCGGATTTACGTTACACGTTGAATATCAGTTTTGAGGAGTCCGCAACCGGCACCGAGAAAACGATCCACTTCATCCGTCAGCGCACCGGTCGTGACGAAACGGCGAAACTCGCCGTGAAAGTCCCCGCGGGCGTGAAGCAGGGCCAGCGCTTGCGCCTCGCGGGCGAAGGCGACTCGGGTTTGAACGGCGGCGCGGCGGGCGATCTTTTCGTGATCATCAATGTGCAAGAGCACGCGCTCTTCACCCGCGACGAAGACGACGTGAGCCTCGAGCTTCCCGTCAGCTATCTGGACGCGATTCTGGGAACTTCGGCCGAAGTGCCGACACTCACCGGCAAAGTCCAGCTGAAGATCCCCTCGGGCACGCACAGCGGCCAGACCTTCCGCCTGAAAGGAAAAGGCTTTCCCAAAGCGGGCGGCTTCGGCAGCGGCGATATGCTGGTGAAAATCATGGTTGATACGCCGAGTCCGAGCGAAATCACCGCAAAGCATAAAGAACTTCTCGAAGAACTGGCCAAAATGTCCTCGACCACTCCCCAAGTGAAGGCTTTCCAGGATAAAGTTCAACAGATCGCAAAGACGCGGAAGTAA
- a CDS encoding penicillin-binding protein activator, whose product MRPVTLTKTLISTGLVLLLSSCVSTAPRGSTSKSTRTTERTAPPGVGVRPQKTPPGGTVTEDFNPVKTAQLLYDAKDYAKLQSFTKQTLENPNLSPKERESLWTYRLRAWEATNDVNTLMVTPMGDTELSLLSREASAPAFRAALALKLGESKLDERKQEEAREYFQQVVQENATPELTQRAQEYLKNLDTLRKVEPKTIGVVLPLSGRTASIAQRTLRGIQLGLGLDGSPNSSFRLAVMDSQGNPEVARRAVERLVTEDNVIAVIGGLQSKTASAEAAQAAELGVPTLSLSLKSGVTELSPLVFRNSLTTEMQVRRLVRTAMEGNGFKRFAILYPNDAYGVEAANLFWDEVLARGGQIAAAQTYSAKETDFRDVVSRLVGTFHVEARNEEFRARSKEMTDAAAGKSRSARLNTKENVLPPQLDFDAIFIPDSLKAFGQIAATLSYSEVRNVKLLGTNLWNVDGLAKRSGNFASNLIFVDSYSAKDSRFQNSSFVRTYRKEFNADPGLFEVQGYDSALMLRQLISQGASSRTSLAKALTDLRNLPGLLGPLSVGEDREVLRPVVALTVEKGEILPWKATRTP is encoded by the coding sequence ATGAGGCCTGTGACGTTGACCAAGACTTTGATTTCCACCGGCCTCGTCCTGCTTCTCAGCTCGTGCGTCAGCACCGCTCCCCGGGGCTCGACATCGAAAAGCACCCGCACCACGGAACGGACGGCGCCCCCCGGTGTCGGTGTTCGTCCGCAGAAAACCCCGCCCGGCGGGACGGTCACCGAAGATTTCAATCCCGTGAAAACCGCGCAGCTGCTGTACGACGCGAAGGACTACGCCAAACTGCAAAGCTTCACGAAGCAGACGCTGGAAAATCCGAACCTCAGTCCAAAAGAACGCGAGTCGCTGTGGACCTATCGTCTGCGCGCCTGGGAAGCCACCAACGACGTGAACACGTTGATGGTCACCCCCATGGGAGATACCGAGCTGTCGCTGCTCTCGCGCGAAGCGAGCGCCCCCGCCTTCCGCGCGGCGCTGGCGTTGAAACTCGGTGAATCGAAACTCGATGAGCGCAAACAGGAAGAGGCCCGCGAGTACTTCCAACAGGTCGTCCAAGAGAACGCGACGCCCGAGCTGACCCAACGTGCGCAGGAATACCTGAAGAATCTGGACACGCTTCGTAAAGTCGAACCGAAAACAATCGGCGTGGTCCTGCCGCTTTCGGGCCGCACCGCCTCGATCGCGCAGCGCACGTTGCGCGGAATTCAACTCGGCTTGGGCCTGGACGGCTCACCGAACTCGAGCTTCCGGTTGGCCGTCATGGACTCACAGGGTAACCCCGAGGTCGCCCGTCGCGCGGTCGAGCGTCTCGTCACCGAAGACAACGTCATCGCGGTCATCGGCGGTTTGCAGTCGAAAACGGCCTCGGCCGAGGCGGCCCAAGCGGCCGAACTTGGCGTACCGACGTTGAGCCTGTCGCTCAAGTCCGGAGTGACCGAGCTGAGCCCGCTGGTTTTCCGTAATTCCCTCACGACCGAGATGCAGGTGCGCCGCTTGGTCCGCACCGCGATGGAAGGCAACGGCTTCAAACGTTTCGCGATCCTGTATCCGAACGACGCCTACGGGGTCGAAGCCGCGAATCTTTTCTGGGACGAGGTCCTCGCCCGCGGCGGACAGATCGCGGCCGCGCAAACCTACTCGGCGAAAGAAACCGACTTCCGCGACGTCGTTTCGCGTTTGGTGGGCACCTTCCACGTCGAGGCCCGCAACGAAGAGTTCCGTGCCCGCTCGAAAGAGATGACCGACGCGGCCGCCGGCAAGTCGCGTTCCGCACGTTTGAACACCAAAGAAAACGTCCTGCCTCCGCAACTCGACTTCGACGCGATCTTCATCCCCGACAGCTTGAAAGCCTTCGGCCAGATCGCCGCGACTTTGTCATACAGCGAGGTTCGCAACGTGAAACTTCTGGGGACGAACTTGTGGAACGTCGACGGCTTGGCGAAACGTTCGGGGAATTTCGCTTCGAATCTGATTTTCGTGGATAGCTACTCGGCGAAAGATTCGCGCTTCCAGAACTCTTCGTTCGTGCGCACCTACCGCAAAGAGTTCAACGCCGATCCTGGACTGTTCGAAGTGCAGGGCTACGATTCGGCGCTGATGCTGCGTCAGTTGATTTCACAGGGCGCAAGCTCGCGCACGAGCCTGGCGAAGGCACTGACCGATCTGCGGAATCTTCCCGGACTTCTGGGACCGCTCTCCGTCGGCGAAGACCGCGAGGTCCTACGCCCCGTGGTCGCGCTCACCGTGGAAAAAGGCGAAATCCTGCCCTGGAAGGCGACCCGCACTCCTTAA
- a CDS encoding TraR/DksA family transcriptional regulator produces MTTETVSKDLMMECRTKLLRMKDEIMNRSRMHRQEFDSFEKGSGDEIDVAVAQIAEDHFLLTQDRMRRQLMEIEFALARIANGEFGMCEETQEPIEMERLLAIPYTRLSIEGAEIREAMKRRTATSL; encoded by the coding sequence ATGACGACGGAGACTGTTTCAAAAGACCTGATGATGGAGTGCCGGACGAAACTTTTGCGCATGAAGGACGAGATTATGAATCGCTCCCGCATGCACCGCCAAGAGTTCGACTCGTTCGAAAAAGGGAGTGGTGATGAGATCGACGTCGCCGTTGCGCAAATCGCGGAAGATCATTTTCTGCTGACGCAAGATCGGATGCGCCGACAGTTGATGGAGATCGAATTCGCACTGGCCCGTATCGCAAATGGTGAATTCGGAATGTGCGAAGAAACGCAAGAACCGATCGAAATGGAACGTCTGCTCGCGATCCCTTACACGCGTCTGAGCATCGAAGGTGCAGAGATTCGTGAAGCGATGAAACGCCGGACGGCCACGTCGCTCTAG
- a CDS encoding TraR/DksA C4-type zinc finger protein: MMNGTDLNDLRGFLLLQKSRILNKSVEFRAEQMKDHEDTSDEADKVSIDLSLSLSIHLHERDRSSLLMIEKALGKISDGTYGLCEACGEDIHVKRLQARPFTALCISCMEEQEENQLS; this comes from the coding sequence ATGATGAACGGAACCGACCTGAACGATCTTCGTGGATTTCTGCTTTTGCAGAAAAGCCGGATCCTCAACAAGAGTGTTGAGTTTCGGGCGGAACAGATGAAGGACCACGAGGACACAAGCGACGAGGCCGATAAGGTTTCGATCGATTTGTCTCTCAGTTTGTCCATTCATTTGCACGAACGGGATCGCTCGTCGTTACTGATGATCGAAAAAGCATTGGGTAAAATCTCGGATGGCACCTACGGCCTCTGCGAGGCCTGCGGCGAAGACATCCACGTCAAGCGTCTGCAAGCTCGACCTTTCACTGCTCTGTGCATCTCGTGCATGGAAGAGCAGGAAGAGAACCAACTTTCTTAA
- the lon gene encoding endopeptidase La encodes MSFDDKVLEIPATLPMLPVRDIVVFPYMILPLFVGREGSIRSVEEALAKNRLIFLASQKEITEENPTADTIYQTGTIAMIMRMRKLSDGRVKILIQGVAKGRIKSYVRTNPSFEVAIEKIEENAAGNAPVEAEAMMRTAKEQIEKIIGLGRVLPPDILLVLDDVTDPGRLADLIASNLGVKVSEAQRVLETSDAKERLKLVNEILASELEVLQMQAKIRTTAKDEMSKSQREYFLREQMRAIKSELGENDSKSEEMEELRDKVINSGMPAAVEIEALKQLGRLERMHPDASEASMVRTYLDWMTDLPWNKKTEDNLDVHRAKTILDEDHYDLQKSKDRILEFLAVRKLKSTIRGPILCFVGPPGVGKTSLGKSIARAMGREYFRIALGGVKDEAEIRGHRRTYVGAMPGKVIQAMRQVKTSNPVIVLDEIDKLGSDFRGDPSAAMLEVLDPEQNSTFRDNYLNVDFDMSNVLFIATANVLENIPPALRDRMEVIHIPGYTENDKLFITKKHLIDRQIEANGITDQNIKFTDEGIQYLIAHYTRESGLRNLEREVGSVCRKVAKQVVMGEASFVEVNAATVPELLGPPRFLRDEAMQEPHVGVVTGLAWTSAGGEVLYVEALKYRGKGGLVLTGQLGDVMKESAHAAMAYARAHTEELNIPDDYFDRWDTHIHLPAGAIPKDGPSAGVTMSTALVSLMTDTPVRHDLAMTGEVTLQGRVLPVGGIREKCLAALSQGIKDIVIPFANQKDLADIPKEFKDKMNFICVENLDEVFAVAFDKNAKTTKKTGNAKGARKGKGSAAASAA; translated from the coding sequence ATGAGCTTTGATGACAAGGTCCTCGAAATTCCCGCGACACTACCCATGTTACCTGTCCGGGACATCGTGGTCTTCCCCTACATGATTCTGCCTTTGTTCGTCGGCCGCGAGGGTTCAATCCGCTCGGTTGAAGAAGCATTGGCGAAGAATCGTCTGATCTTCCTGGCCTCACAAAAAGAGATCACGGAAGAAAACCCCACCGCCGACACGATTTATCAGACCGGCACCATCGCGATGATCATGCGCATGCGCAAACTCAGCGACGGTCGCGTGAAGATCCTGATTCAAGGTGTGGCAAAAGGACGTATTAAATCTTACGTTCGCACCAACCCCAGCTTCGAAGTCGCGATCGAGAAGATCGAAGAAAACGCGGCGGGAAATGCTCCCGTTGAAGCGGAAGCAATGATGCGCACGGCGAAAGAACAGATCGAAAAGATCATCGGCCTGGGCCGCGTTCTTCCTCCGGACATCCTGTTGGTTCTTGATGATGTCACCGATCCCGGTCGTCTTGCCGATTTGATCGCAAGCAACCTGGGCGTTAAAGTCAGTGAAGCTCAACGCGTCCTGGAAACTTCGGATGCGAAAGAGCGCCTGAAACTGGTCAACGAAATCCTGGCGTCGGAGCTCGAAGTTCTGCAAATGCAGGCGAAGATCCGCACGACCGCGAAGGATGAGATGTCCAAGTCGCAGCGTGAATATTTCCTCCGCGAGCAAATGCGCGCTATAAAGAGCGAACTCGGCGAGAACGACTCGAAGTCCGAGGAAATGGAAGAACTGCGCGACAAAGTGATCAACTCCGGCATGCCCGCCGCGGTTGAAATCGAAGCCCTCAAACAACTGGGTCGTCTGGAGCGCATGCATCCCGACGCTTCGGAAGCTTCGATGGTTCGCACCTATCTCGATTGGATGACCGATCTTCCTTGGAATAAAAAGACCGAGGACAATCTGGACGTGCACCGCGCGAAAACGATCCTCGATGAAGATCACTACGACCTCCAAAAGTCGAAAGACCGTATCCTGGAGTTCCTGGCGGTCCGCAAACTGAAATCGACAATCCGTGGACCCATCCTGTGCTTCGTTGGCCCTCCCGGCGTTGGTAAAACTTCGCTCGGTAAGTCGATCGCACGCGCCATGGGCCGTGAGTACTTCCGTATCGCTCTGGGCGGCGTGAAGGACGAAGCGGAAATCCGCGGTCACCGCCGCACTTATGTCGGCGCGATGCCCGGTAAAGTGATCCAGGCGATGCGCCAGGTGAAGACTTCGAATCCCGTGATCGTTCTCGATGAGATCGACAAGCTGGGTTCGGACTTCCGTGGTGATCCCTCGGCCGCGATGCTCGAGGTCCTCGATCCCGAACAAAACTCGACGTTCCGTGATAACTATCTGAACGTGGATTTCGATATGAGCAACGTGCTCTTCATCGCGACCGCGAACGTTCTGGAGAACATCCCGCCGGCACTCCGTGACCGTATGGAAGTCATCCACATCCCCGGTTACACCGAGAACGACAAGCTCTTCATCACGAAGAAGCACTTGATCGATCGTCAGATCGAGGCGAACGGGATCACGGACCAGAACATCAAGTTCACCGACGAAGGCATCCAGTATCTGATCGCGCACTATACGCGTGAGTCGGGTCTGCGTAACCTCGAACGTGAAGTCGGTTCGGTCTGCCGTAAAGTGGCGAAACAAGTGGTGATGGGTGAAGCGAGCTTCGTCGAAGTTAACGCCGCAACCGTCCCCGAACTTCTGGGCCCCCCGCGCTTCTTGCGCGACGAAGCGATGCAAGAGCCGCACGTCGGTGTGGTGACAGGCTTGGCTTGGACCAGCGCCGGTGGCGAAGTCCTTTACGTCGAAGCCCTGAAGTATCGCGGCAAAGGCGGATTGGTACTGACTGGACAGCTTGGCGATGTGATGAAGGAATCGGCCCATGCGGCAATGGCTTACGCCCGCGCCCATACCGAAGAGCTCAACATCCCCGATGATTACTTCGACCGTTGGGATACACATATCCACTTGCCCGCAGGCGCCATCCCCAAAGATGGTCCCTCGGCCGGTGTGACCATGTCGACCGCGCTCGTCAGCTTGATGACCGACACCCCCGTTCGCCACGACCTGGCGATGACCGGTGAAGTCACTCTGCAAGGCCGTGTCCTTCCCGTCGGTGGAATTCGTGAGAAGTGCCTGGCGGCCCTCTCGCAAGGAATCAAAGACATCGTGATTCCGTTCGCGAACCAGAAGGACCTCGCGGATATTCCGAAAGAGTTCAAAGACAAGATGAACTTCATCTGCGTCGAGAACTTGGACGAAGTCTTCGCGGTGGCATTCGACAAGAATGCCAAGACCACGAAGAAGACCGGTAATGCTAAGGGCGCGCGCAAGGGCAAAGGCTCGGCGGCGGCTTCGGCAGCGTAG